A single genomic interval of Gossypium raimondii isolate GPD5lz chromosome 11, ASM2569854v1, whole genome shotgun sequence harbors:
- the LOC105802336 gene encoding uncharacterized protein LOC105802336 isoform X2 yields MEESDKRIGNGGETSSRVSADSPSWLFASRQRFAIELRPGETTIVSWKRLVKDAQNASPPLTAPKTEDSMDECFQDSKSTVKQNGLLVNSEKLECINEPVLSVAQQSRKRTKDMAKSQGEKVDGHLPSKHVKVEQGRLNFAATNSLLQEESSVLLQNLADISQHDQKLHKMLNSSVRSSIKKPANIGTKSEHSSQTGISNDDDASISPQNSKDTDSYNNVIIHPSNIGNYTNSLATHQNYLEKNYSKQLESPLSELMVDENEEGISAKVEQRERRAAFGELPDLNLPVYPVQPEVLISFHD; encoded by the exons ATGGAAGAAAGTGATAAAAGGATCGGTAATGGTGGGGAAACCTCTTCGAGGGTTTCAGCTGATTCACCCTCTTGGTTGTTTGCTAGCAGGCAAAGGTTCGCCATTGAGCTCAGGCCCGGTGAGACCACGATTGTTTCTTGGAAGAGGCTAGTCAAAGATGCTCAAAACGCGTCTCCTCCTTTGACTGCGCCGAAGACCGAAGATTCTATG GATGAATGTTTTCAAGACAGCAAGTCTACAGTTAAACAGAATGGACTACTTGTAAACTCTGAGAAATTGGAATGCAT AAACGAACCTGTATTATCAGTGGCTCAACAATCAAGAAAACGGACTAAAGATATGGCCAAATCTCAAGGAGAGAAAGTTGATGGTCATCTACCAAGTAAACATGTGAAAGTGGAACAGGGGAGGCTAAATTTTGCTGCTACCAACTCTTTGCTTCAAGAAGAATCTTCCGTTCTCTTGCAGAACTTAGCTGATATTAGTCAACATGATCagaaattgcataaaatgttgAATTCTTCTGTAAGATCTTCGATTAAGAAACCTGCTAACATTGGAACTAAGTCTGAGCACTCGTCACAAACTGGAATCTCAAATGATGATGATGCTTCTATATCTCCACAAAATTCAAAGGATACTGATAGCTATAACAATGTAATCATCCACCCTAGCAATATAGGAAATTATACAAACTCTTTAGCAACACACCAGAATTATctggaaaaaaattatagtaaaCAACTTGAGTCTCCGTTGAGCGAGCTGATGGTTGATGAGAATGAGGAAGGAATTTCCGCCAAAGTAGAACAGAGGGAGAGGAGGGCAGCATTTGGTGAACTGCCAGATCTTAATCTTCCTGTTTATCCAGTTCAACCCGAG GTCTTGATCTCATTCCATGATTAA
- the LOC105802336 gene encoding uncharacterized protein LOC105802336 isoform X1 — translation MEESDKRIGNGGETSSRVSADSPSWLFASRQRFAIELRPGETTIVSWKRLVKDAQNASPPLTAPKTEDSMDECFQDSKSTVKQNGLLVNSEKLECINEPVLSVAQQSRKRTKDMAKSQGEKVDGHLPSKHVKVEQGRLNFAATNSLLQEESSVLLQNLADISQHDQKLHKMLNSSVRSSIKKPANIGTKSEHSSQTGISNDDDASISPQNSKDTDSYNNVIIHPSNIGNYTNSLATHQNYLEKNYSKQLESPLSELMVDENEEGISAKVEQRERRAAFGELPDLNLPVYPVQPEVSNCISKFQQHTRT, via the exons ATGGAAGAAAGTGATAAAAGGATCGGTAATGGTGGGGAAACCTCTTCGAGGGTTTCAGCTGATTCACCCTCTTGGTTGTTTGCTAGCAGGCAAAGGTTCGCCATTGAGCTCAGGCCCGGTGAGACCACGATTGTTTCTTGGAAGAGGCTAGTCAAAGATGCTCAAAACGCGTCTCCTCCTTTGACTGCGCCGAAGACCGAAGATTCTATG GATGAATGTTTTCAAGACAGCAAGTCTACAGTTAAACAGAATGGACTACTTGTAAACTCTGAGAAATTGGAATGCAT AAACGAACCTGTATTATCAGTGGCTCAACAATCAAGAAAACGGACTAAAGATATGGCCAAATCTCAAGGAGAGAAAGTTGATGGTCATCTACCAAGTAAACATGTGAAAGTGGAACAGGGGAGGCTAAATTTTGCTGCTACCAACTCTTTGCTTCAAGAAGAATCTTCCGTTCTCTTGCAGAACTTAGCTGATATTAGTCAACATGATCagaaattgcataaaatgttgAATTCTTCTGTAAGATCTTCGATTAAGAAACCTGCTAACATTGGAACTAAGTCTGAGCACTCGTCACAAACTGGAATCTCAAATGATGATGATGCTTCTATATCTCCACAAAATTCAAAGGATACTGATAGCTATAACAATGTAATCATCCACCCTAGCAATATAGGAAATTATACAAACTCTTTAGCAACACACCAGAATTATctggaaaaaaattatagtaaaCAACTTGAGTCTCCGTTGAGCGAGCTGATGGTTGATGAGAATGAGGAAGGAATTTCCGCCAAAGTAGAACAGAGGGAGAGGAGGGCAGCATTTGGTGAACTGCCAGATCTTAATCTTCCTGTTTATCCAGTTCAACCCGAGGTAAGCAATTGTATCTCCAAATTTCAACAACATACGAGGACTTGA
- the LOC105802335 gene encoding RNA polymerase II transcriptional coactivator KIWI: MSFRGKRKDGEGLASDENEDHAPPNKVSKISSAVDSDDSDDVVVCEISKNRRVSVRNWNGKIWVDIREFYVKDGKQLPGKKGISLSLDQWNVLCDHAEAIDKALAENS; this comes from the exons ATGTCGTTTAGAGGGAAGAGAAAGGATGGAGAGGGTCTCGCTTCCGACGAGAACGAGGATCACGCGCCTCCTAATAAAGTCTCCaagatttcttctgcagtcGACTCTGACGATTCCGACGATGTCGTCGTCTGCGAG ATATCCAAGAATAGGAGAGTTTCAGTGAGGAACTGGAATGGCAAGATTTGGGTTGATATTCGTGAATTTTATGTCAAGGATGGTAAACAGTTGCCTGGCAAGAAAG GTATTTCTCTAAGTCTGGACCAG TGGAATGTTCTATGCGATCATGCAGAGGCAATCGATAAGGCACTTGCTGAGAACTCGTAG